AATAAATTTGTTACTACCATGAATGCAGTAGGTATAGATATGGCAGCATCTCCTGCGACTGGTCCATTAACTACCGGAAATCAACAGTATGGAGGATTAGGCGGAAAAAACGTTGTTGAAAAAAATGTATTGTTTCCTATCCCATCCTTAGAAATAGCATCAAACACTCTGATGGTGCAGAATAAAGGTTGGTAATCATCAAAAAATCCCGGGGAACTTCACCCGGGTTATTTAAATTTTATTTCTTTTTCGTTCGAAATAACATTCGTCGAAATACAATCTAATGCCTTAAAAAATGAAAAAACTCATTCTTATCTTCTTATACTTATCAAGTTTTGGTGCTTTGGCCCAAAAATCAAAGAACAATGCAGCCATGAAAAAATTAATTTCAGAAAACTTTCAATTGGCAGAAAAACAATATCAACTTTTAGAAAAAAACACTCCTTTGGATTCTATGCCTAAAACATTTGAAAAAAATCATAATGTTAGCAGTGATATTTACTGGTGGTGCAGTGGTTTTTATCCAGGGACGCTATTATACATCTATGAATACACCAAGGATCCAATAATTTTAAGCACTGCAAAAAAACGTCTTGCGCTTTTAGAGCCGGTAAAAAATTATACCAAAAACCATGACTTAGGTTTTATGATGTATTGCAGCTACGGAAATGCTTACCGCCTTTTCAAAGATCCTGCATACAAAGAGGTTATTTTGCAGTCATCAAAATCATTGTCAACTCGTTATCGTCCAAACGCGAAGGTTATTCAATCATGGGATGTGACTGAAGGAGCGTTAAAAAAGAAAGGTTTTACAGGACCGGTAATCATTGATAATATGATGAATCTTGAAATGTTGGAATGGTCTAGTCAAAACAGCACCGATAAAACTTTTGCCAATATTGCAGAAACCCACGCCAACACTACTATCAAAAATCACTTTCGTCCTGATTACAGCAGTTATCACGTACTCGATTACAATCTTGATACAGGAGAAGTGCTTAAAAAAGTTACTGCTCAGGGAGCTGCAGATGAAAGCGCCTGGAGTCGCGGGCAAGGATGGGCTTTATATGGTTATACCATGATGTATCGATTTACTAAAAACCCAACTTATTTAAAACAAGCACAAAGTATTGCTAAATTTATACTGAACAATCTAAATTTACCAAAAGATAAGGTTCCGTATTGGGACTTTGATGCACCAGAAATTCCAAATGCATTGCGAGATGTTTCAGCTGCCTCAGTATATGCATCGGCATTATTGGAACTTGGACAATATACTTCCGGAAAAGAAAAAAAGGAATATATAAGTGTAGCTGAAACTATTTTAAGATCATTATCAACTTCAAAATACAGAGCAGCATTAGGAACAAATGGTGGTTATCTTTTGATGCATAGTGTAGGATCTATTCCTCATAATGGCGAAATAGATGTACCATTAACTTACGCTGATTATTATTTTTTAGAAGCATTATTGCGCTACAAAAAATGGTATTTATAAACTTATAACATAATTATTCTCAACACGTAGAAACATATTTTTAAATTTAGGTTCCTATCTGTTAAATACACTTTTTAATGTTTGACATCTTAATTAAAATCTATTAAAATGAACAATTACAATAAAATACGGCTTCAAAAAGGGTTAATTGTTATTTTGAATTTGTTGGCTATTACGTCAGTTTCTGCTCAAAAAGAATCCAAAATATTTCAGGACTATAAAAAAAACAGGAAAGTTCTGCCTGACTTCTCTTATGTTGGTTATCATCAAGGAGAAGAAGGAATTCCTAATGTTACTAATTATAAAGTTTTTGATGTTACTTCTTTTGGCGCAAAGCCAAATGATAGTATTTCAGATAAAATAGCGATACAAAAAGCCATTGAAGCGGCAAATAATAATGGTTCAGGAATTGTTTTTTTTCCTAAAGGCAGGTTTTTGGTGAATGAAAATGATGATGCCCCTACTTCCATAATTTCAAAAAAGGGGCACATTATTTTCAGAGGAAGCGGCTCTGGTTCAGATGGTACTGAATTATATATGAAAAATATGCTTCCACCGGTTGATCCTGCTAAAATGTGGACTGTTCCGCCATTATTTATTTTTGACAGCGGCGGTTCTGATAAAAAAATAGGACAAGTTACCGCAGCAGCAGCTATTGGTGATTTTACCATAAAATTAAATACAACCGAAGATTTAAAAGAAGGAGATTGGATCGTTTTAAGAGTATTAAACAACGATAAAGACTTTATTGCATCAGAATTAAAAGATAATAAAGTTGAACCTGAATGGACCTATCTAATTGAAAAAGGAATTGATGTCAAAGTTTTCTATCAAATTAAAAAGATAAGAAATAAGAAACTAACCTTGTATGCACCAATCTCTTATACTGTAGACCCGAAATACAAATGGGAAGTTTCTAAATTCGCCAACAGTGAAGAAATTGGAATCGAAGATATTGCATTTGTGGGTAACTGGACAGAAAAATTTGTGCATCACCGTTCGTGGAAAGACGATAGTGGTTTTAGTATGTTTAATTTTAGAAGAAGTACCAATTCATGGATGAAAAATTGTCGCTTTACAAATTGCAGTTCTGCGGCAACAATTGCCCAAAGTGCTAATATATCAGTCTTAAATTGTAAAATTGATGGCAATGCAGGACATCAGGCAATAAATTCTAACGGCTCTACCAATGTACTGATTGCTAATTGTGTAGACGAAGCATCACAATGGCATTCCTTTGGTTCTTCACACGGATCTATGAATACTGTAATTTGGAAATGTACTTATCCGTCTACAACATGTTTTGAATCACATTCCAGCCAGCCGAGAAATACATTGCTTGATAACGTTGAAGGTGGTTTGCTCAATGACCGCGCTGGCGGAGCATTAGAAAACATGCCCAATCATATGCAGGGTTTAGTACTTTGGAATTATAAACAAACCAACGAACCCAAAAAAGATTTCGAGTTTTGGCCTCCATCAAAAGTATATGAATGGTTTAAAATACCTAATCCTATAATTGTGGGTTATACAAGCAAGGGTACAACTTTTAAAATGGAGGAGTTAGGCCAGTCAGAATCTTTTGGTCAATCTGTTGAACCAGCTTCTCTTTATGAAGCTCAATTACAGCTAAGATTAAAAAAATTACCTGAATGGATTAAAACACTTTAATGCTAATTTTCAAAATAGATACATTAAAATGAAAACTATGATTAAACGATCCATAATGGTTTTCGGAGTACTAATAATTGGTACTTTAACCAATGCTCAAACTGCAATTAAACAAAAAACGCAGCCGAATTTACTTATTATCATCGCTGATCAATGGCGTGGACAAGCTGTTGGTTTTGAAGGGAAAGAACCTGTAAAAACACCTCAATTGGACAAATTTGCCAAAGAGAGTCTGGTTCTCGAACAAATGGTAGGTAATTTTCCTGTGTGTTCCCCGGCAAGAGCCATGCTTATGACAGGACAATACCCAATTAAAAATCATGTTTACAGCAATGTCAATTCAAAGACAGCCCCAGATGGTGTAGAATTACAAAAAGATGCAGTTTGCTGGTCTGATATTTTAAAAGCCAATGGATATTCTAATGGTTACATTGGAAAATGGCACCTGGATTCTCCATACAAACCTTATGTTCCCACTTCAAACAATATTGGAGATGTGGCATGGAACGAATGGACTTCACCAGACAGAAGACATGGTTTTGATTATTGGTATGCTTACGGAACATACGATATACACAATAAACCTATGTATTGGGATACGAATGCCACAAGAGATAATTTTCAATACGTAAATCAATGGGGACCTATCCACGAAGCCGATAAAGCTTTGGCTTATTTGAAAAATGAAGACGGAAAACTTCGTAAAACAGGCGCTCCTTTTTCATTGGTTGTTTCGATGAATCCACCGCACTCCGAATATCAATTGGTTCCTCAAAATTATTACGATTTGTACAAAGATGTACCTTTAGAATCGTTGATAAAAGATCCGAACATTCCGGCTGCAGGCACCAAAAGTGGTGATGAATACCGAAAAGATGTTCGTTATTATTATGCGAATATTACCGGAGTTGATGAACAAATTGGTAGAATCATCCAAGGATTAAAAGACCAAAAATTAGATGATAACACCATCGTACTTATCATGTCAGATCACGGAAACTGTTTGGGCAAACATGATGAAACTTCAAAAAATAATATTTATGAAGAGTCATTAAGGATTCCGTTTATCGTGTATTGGAAAGGTCATATTTTGCCTCGCAAAGACAATCAGTTTTTAGGAAGTATTCCGGACATCTACCCTACTCTTTTGGACTTAATGGGACTAAAAAGCAAAACCCCAAAAGAACTCGATGGTAAAAGTTATGCCCAATATTACCTTAATGGCACTGGAGCAAAACCAACTGAACAATTCATCCTTGGAGCAATTTTAAGTAATAATGCAAAAATTAATTCCGGGTTTAGAGGGATTCGCACTGCTGATTACAAATTTGCTTATGTGAGAAAAAAAGAAAAAGCCGAATTTGTTTTGTTTGATTTGAAAGCAGACCCTTTTGAAATGCATAACATTTACAATCCAAACCATGAAATGGTAATAAAGTTAAAGCCTGTTTTAAATCAATGGTTACAAAAAACCGGAGATAAATTTATACTGGCTGAACGATAAAATTTTATAAAAGAAAAATCATTAACACTCTTTTTCTTTTATGATTCAAAAGTTAGTGATTATAATATTGTCAAGAAAACAAAATTTGCCCGTGACCCAATCAAAGAATTAGCCGCAGCATGTAAAAATGGGGGTATAAAACTGGGTCTTTACTACTCTTTGGGGAGAGATTGGGAAGATCCAGACCTACCTACCAATTGACCAACAAAAACAGGCAGAAGCAATACTTGGGATTATCCTAATGAGGATTCAAAAAACTTATGTTTCAAAAGTTTTAGGAATGTTAACAGCCTAAACTGAAACGCCAAAAATATAAAAAAATAAATTTATGAACTCTAATTTCGAAAGCCGTTTTGCAGTCAGTCCAAATGAAGCAAAACAAATGAATACTGAAACATTACGCAAGAATTTTTTAATAGAAACCCTTTTTAGTGCCGATCAGGTTAATCTCACCTTGTCACATTTTGACAGATTTATAGTTGGTGGAGCAATGCCGGTAAACCAAAAGTTAGCAATGCCTAATCCTGAGAATTTAAAAGCCAAATATTTTTTAGAAAGAAGAGAAATAGGTGTTATAAATGTAGGCGGTAAAGGAATTGTAATCGCAGATGACGAACGATTTGAAATTGGATACAAAGAAGCCTTGTATCTTGGAAAAGGAATTAAAGAAGTTTTTTTTGAATCGGCAGATAGTAACAATCCTGCTAAATTCTATTTAAATTCTGCCCCTGCCCATTGTGCTTATCCATCAAAAAAAATAACAAAAGCTGATGCAGAAGTTGTTGAACTAGGATCATTAGAAACAGCCAATCATCGTATCATTAACAAATTAATTGTCAACAGCGTTGTACACACTTGTCAGGTTCAAATGGGAATGACAGAACTAAAAATTGGCAGTGTATGGAACACCATGCCGGCTCACACCCACGACAGACGCATGGAAGCCTATTTCTATTTTGAGATTCCGGAGAATCAAAGTGTTTGTCATTTTATGGGAGAACCACAAGAAACGAGACACATCTGGATGCAGGATGAGCAAGCCGTAATCTCTCCAAATTGGTCTATCCATTCCGGAGCGGGAACCTCTAACTATACTTTTATTTGGGGTATGGCAGGCGAAAATTTAGATTACGAAGATATGGATCACTGTGCAATTAACGACTTAAAGTAAAATCATCATGAAAACTATAAAATTCTTTCTCGGCTCTATTTTTATGATTTTACCCTTAACTATTTTGGCACAGACCAAAGTAACCGTTTTGATCCAAAATAATTCTGCTTTAGAACGAAAAGCAACTGTAGTATCTATTCCCTGGAAAACTGTTCTATCAAATTATCCTCAAATAGATACTGTCAATTTTGTGGTTCTTAATGCCACGACCAAAAAGCAAATTCCTTTTCAGTTAGAACATCGCGGACTTGCTTCAATTCAAAATTTGCTGGTACAAGTTGATGTCAAAGCCCAATCATCATTCAATCTTCTAATACAAAAAGGAAAACCAGAAACTTTCGTTGCTAAAACCTATTGCCGTTATGTACCGGAACGCAAAGACGATTTTGCGTGGGAAAACGACAAAATTGCTTTTCGTACTTACGGTAAAGCAATCGAAAAATCAAAAGAAGATGCCTATGGTTTGGATGTGTGGGTTAAACGTACCGATAAACTCGTAATCAATGAAAGATATAAGCGAAATGAATATCATATAGATCACGGAGATGGAATGGATTATTATCATGTAGGTTTTTCATTGGGCGCAGGTAATATGGCACCTTATGTAAACGATTCTATTTATTATTCGGCAAATTACCGTGAATGGAAAGTTCTTGACAACGGACCTTTACGCAGCACTTTTCAATTAACATACGTTGCCTGGAAGGCAGGTGAAATAAACGTTAAAGCCACAAAAACAATTTCTCTGGACGCTGGTTCTCAGCTTAACAGAATCGAAAACATTTATTCTTTTGACAGCGAAAAACCCTTACCGGTTGTGGTAGGAATAATCAAAAGACCTGAAACCGGTACTATAGCATTAAACGAACAGCAAGCTATTATGAGTTATTGGGAGCCTACTCATGCTCAGGACGGCACAACTGGTGTTGGAACCATATTAACTACAGCTGTAAGCAATATGATGGTGAACAAGAAACAAATTTTAGCCAAAACTGAAGTCAAAAATAATGTTCCAATCATTTATTACGCCGGAGCAGCCTGGGACAAAGCAGGAAAAATTACCGATGCAAAACAATGGCAGGACTATTTAAATAATTTTTCTCAGCAGATAAAAGAGCCTTTAGTTGTAACCGTAAAATAATACGCATCATTTAAAATTTTGCGTATTAGCAAGAAATAAAAACGATTAAAAAAACAGAATAACTATTAATAAAAACCAAAAAAAAATGTCAATAAACTTATTTGATTTAACTGGAAAAACAGCACTTGTTACAGGCGCAGTACATGGACTGGGAATGGCGATGGCTAAAGGACTTGGGCATGCAGGTGCCAAAATTGTAGTAAATGACCGTTCATCAACAGAGGCGGTTGCCAATGCTGTTGCAGAATATAAAGCGGAAGGAATTGAAGCCTATGGATATATATTTGATGTCACCGATGAAGTTGCCGTAATTGAAAACATAAAAAAAATCGAAGCCGAAGTTGGACCAATCGATATTCTAATTAACAACGCCGGAATTATAAAAAGAACTCCAATTATCGAAATGGAAGTAGAAGATTTTGCAGCGGTAATTAACGTAGATCTTATCAGTCCTTTTATTGTTTCAAAAAATGTTGCCAAAGGAATGATTCAGCGTGGCGGAGGAAAAATAATAAACATTTGCTCTATGATGAGCGAACTGGGCAGAGATTCTGTAAGTGCTTATGCTGCTGCAAAAGGAGGCTTAAAAATGCTAACCAAAAATATGGCTACAGAATGGGCTAAATTCAACATTCAGACCAATGGAATTGGTCCAGGATATTTTGCCACAAGCCAAACAGCACCTATTAGAGTAGATGGGCATCCATTCAATGAGTTCATTATCAGCAGAACTCCTGCAGCTCGTTGGGGTGATCCTGAAGATTTACAAGGTGCGGCAATCTTCTTGTCTTCAAAAGCCAGTGATTTTGTAAATGGACATATCCTTTATGTTGACGGAGGAATACTTGCTACAATTGGAAAACCATCAAATGAAGATTAATCTCTTATAAAAAATAAGCACCATCAAACTCAACAACTTGGTGGTACTTAATTAAAAATGTTTTGATTATGGGAAAAGTACTTTGTTTTGGAGAAATACTTTTGAGATATAGCATGAGAGAAAATTTTCCTCATCAACAGGATATGAGCGCTTACATTGGAGGTGCAGAAAGCAATGTAGCTTTGGCTTTAGCCAAATGGAATATACCTATAGCCTACTGCACCGCCTTACCCGACAACTTTTTATCGAATACAATTTTGGAGTATTATACCAAAATGGGTGTAGATACAAGTTCTGTCATTAAATCCGGAGAAAGAATCGGATCCTACTATTTGAATCAAGGTTCTGATGTAAAAAATGCTGGTGTGATATATGACCGGAAATATTCTTCATTTTCAGAATTAAAACCCTCCACCATCAATTGGGAAAAAACTTTTAAAGGTGTGTCATGGTTTCATTTTACCGCCATATCGCCTGCGTTAAATGCTGACATTGCAAAACTTTGCGAAGAAGCTTTGATTGTAGCTTCCAAAAAAGGAATAACAATTTCTTTGGATTTGAATTTCAGGGAAAAACTCTGGAAATATGGGCTTGAGCCTATAGCAGTAATTCCTAAACTGGCAACTTATGCCCATGTTATAATGGGGAATATCTGGGCCGCCGAAAAGATGTTAGGCATCTCAATAACTCAAGAATTAATAACTTTCGGAAGCGACTCTGATTTAGTAGAACAAGCCAAAAACACTTCAAAGGAAATTTCGACAAAATATCCTAATTGTCACACCATTGCTAATACTTTTCGTTTTAATGAATTTGAAGGTGTGAAATATTTTACGACTTTATATCAAAAAGACAATATATATAAAAGTGAAACTTTGTTTGCAGCAAAAACGGTAGATAAAGTGGGAACAGGTGATTGTTTTATGGCAGGGCTTATTTATGGAATATTGCAAAAAAACAAACCACAAAAAGTAGTTGAATTTGCGACAAGAGCAGCCTACCAAAAATTATTTATAATGGGCGACGCCACTACATCCAGCGTAGAAGAAATCGAACAATTAATACATCAAAATGAATAAAAAAGAAAACGTCATTAAACAAATCACAGAGTCGGGATTATTGCCTTTATACTACCATGAAGATAAAGAAGTAAGTATAGCAATTTTACGCTCTTTGTATTCAGCCGGAGTTCGCATTTTAGAATATACCAATCGCGGAGAAAATGCCTTAATTAACTTTCAGGTATTAAAAACAGTAGCGCAACAAGAAATGCCTGATTTATTATTAGGTATTGGCACAATAAAAACGGCTGAAACTGCAAAAAAATTCCTGGATGCGGGAGCTGATTTTGTCGTTAGTCCAATTGTTTCTGCTGAAGTAGCCACAATCGTTCGTGAACAAAATCTAGCTTGGATACCTGGTTGTCTAACACCAACTGAAATCCATGAAGCTGAACTTTTGGGAGCCACTTTGGTGAAAATTTTCCCCGGAAACTTGGTAGGACCTTCATATATTCAAACTATAAAAGACATTTTTCCTAATCTCCTGTTTATGCCAACCGGAGGTGTTGAACCTGAAGAAAAAAATCTAAAATCCTGGTTTGGAGCCGGAGTTGTTGCTGTAGGTATGGGAAGCAAATTATTGCAAACCAACTTAATAAATGAAGGCAATTTTGAAGCCATGACAGATTATATAGAGAAAGTCAATCTACTAATTCAATCTTACAGATAAATTAAACAGCGATTTCTTTATTCCAAAACAGCTAAGAATAAATTAAATAAAAAAATAATGACTAATCAAAACATAGGCAAATACAGATGGACTATTTGTGCCTTAATCTTTTTTGCAACTACTGTAAATTATTTAGACAGGGCCGTTATTAGCTTACTTAAACCGTATCTAACGGCTGCGTTTCAATGGAGTGATGAAGATGCTGTAATAAATTATACCAATATTGAAATCGCCTTTAAATTTTCGTATGCCTTTGGTATGCTTTTCGCCGGAAAAGTTATTGATAAATTAGGAACAAAAATTGGTTATGCATTATCAACATGCTTATGGAGTATCTCGGCAATTGCACATGCTTTGGCTACAGGCACAATGGGTTTCAGCGTTGCCCGAATCTTCCTTGGAGTAACTGAAGCAGGTAACTTTCCTGCTGCTATTAAAACTGTGGCAGAATGGTTTCCTAAAAAAGAACGTGCTCTTGCTACTGGAATTTTTAATTCTGGTAGTAATATCGGGGCAATTGTCGCACCGGTTT
This genomic interval from uncultured Flavobacterium sp. contains the following:
- a CDS encoding bifunctional 4-hydroxy-2-oxoglutarate aldolase/2-dehydro-3-deoxy-phosphogluconate aldolase; protein product: MNKKENVIKQITESGLLPLYYHEDKEVSIAILRSLYSAGVRILEYTNRGENALINFQVLKTVAQQEMPDLLLGIGTIKTAETAKKFLDAGADFVVSPIVSAEVATIVREQNLAWIPGCLTPTEIHEAELLGATLVKIFPGNLVGPSYIQTIKDIFPNLLFMPTGGVEPEEKNLKSWFGAGVVAVGMGSKLLQTNLINEGNFEAMTDYIEKVNLLIQSYR
- a CDS encoding alpha-L-fucosidase; this translates as MKEKSLTLFFFYDSKVSDYNIVKKTKFARDPIKELAAACKNGGIKLGLYYSLGRDWEDPDLPTN
- a CDS encoding glycoside hydrolase family 88 protein, with the protein product MKKLILIFLYLSSFGALAQKSKNNAAMKKLISENFQLAEKQYQLLEKNTPLDSMPKTFEKNHNVSSDIYWWCSGFYPGTLLYIYEYTKDPIILSTAKKRLALLEPVKNYTKNHDLGFMMYCSYGNAYRLFKDPAYKEVILQSSKSLSTRYRPNAKVIQSWDVTEGALKKKGFTGPVIIDNMMNLEMLEWSSQNSTDKTFANIAETHANTTIKNHFRPDYSSYHVLDYNLDTGEVLKKVTAQGAADESAWSRGQGWALYGYTMMYRFTKNPTYLKQAQSIAKFILNNLNLPKDKVPYWDFDAPEIPNALRDVSAASVYASALLELGQYTSGKEKKEYISVAETILRSLSTSKYRAALGTNGGYLLMHSVGSIPHNGEIDVPLTYADYYFLEALLRYKKWYL
- a CDS encoding sulfatase; protein product: MKTMIKRSIMVFGVLIIGTLTNAQTAIKQKTQPNLLIIIADQWRGQAVGFEGKEPVKTPQLDKFAKESLVLEQMVGNFPVCSPARAMLMTGQYPIKNHVYSNVNSKTAPDGVELQKDAVCWSDILKANGYSNGYIGKWHLDSPYKPYVPTSNNIGDVAWNEWTSPDRRHGFDYWYAYGTYDIHNKPMYWDTNATRDNFQYVNQWGPIHEADKALAYLKNEDGKLRKTGAPFSLVVSMNPPHSEYQLVPQNYYDLYKDVPLESLIKDPNIPAAGTKSGDEYRKDVRYYYANITGVDEQIGRIIQGLKDQKLDDNTIVLIMSDHGNCLGKHDETSKNNIYEESLRIPFIVYWKGHILPRKDNQFLGSIPDIYPTLLDLMGLKSKTPKELDGKSYAQYYLNGTGAKPTEQFILGAILSNNAKINSGFRGIRTADYKFAYVRKKEKAEFVLFDLKADPFEMHNIYNPNHEMVIKLKPVLNQWLQKTGDKFILAER
- a CDS encoding DUF4861 family protein; this encodes MKTIKFFLGSIFMILPLTILAQTKVTVLIQNNSALERKATVVSIPWKTVLSNYPQIDTVNFVVLNATTKKQIPFQLEHRGLASIQNLLVQVDVKAQSSFNLLIQKGKPETFVAKTYCRYVPERKDDFAWENDKIAFRTYGKAIEKSKEDAYGLDVWVKRTDKLVINERYKRNEYHIDHGDGMDYYHVGFSLGAGNMAPYVNDSIYYSANYREWKVLDNGPLRSTFQLTYVAWKAGEINVKATKTISLDAGSQLNRIENIYSFDSEKPLPVVVGIIKRPETGTIALNEQQAIMSYWEPTHAQDGTTGVGTILTTAVSNMMVNKKQILAKTEVKNNVPIIYYAGAAWDKAGKITDAKQWQDYLNNFSQQIKEPLVVTVK
- a CDS encoding DUF4955 domain-containing protein; its protein translation is MNNYNKIRLQKGLIVILNLLAITSVSAQKESKIFQDYKKNRKVLPDFSYVGYHQGEEGIPNVTNYKVFDVTSFGAKPNDSISDKIAIQKAIEAANNNGSGIVFFPKGRFLVNENDDAPTSIISKKGHIIFRGSGSGSDGTELYMKNMLPPVDPAKMWTVPPLFIFDSGGSDKKIGQVTAAAAIGDFTIKLNTTEDLKEGDWIVLRVLNNDKDFIASELKDNKVEPEWTYLIEKGIDVKVFYQIKKIRNKKLTLYAPISYTVDPKYKWEVSKFANSEEIGIEDIAFVGNWTEKFVHHRSWKDDSGFSMFNFRRSTNSWMKNCRFTNCSSAATIAQSANISVLNCKIDGNAGHQAINSNGSTNVLIANCVDEASQWHSFGSSHGSMNTVIWKCTYPSTTCFESHSSQPRNTLLDNVEGGLLNDRAGGALENMPNHMQGLVLWNYKQTNEPKKDFEFWPPSKVYEWFKIPNPIIVGYTSKGTTFKMEELGQSESFGQSVEPASLYEAQLQLRLKKLPEWIKTL
- a CDS encoding sugar kinase gives rise to the protein MGKVLCFGEILLRYSMRENFPHQQDMSAYIGGAESNVALALAKWNIPIAYCTALPDNFLSNTILEYYTKMGVDTSSVIKSGERIGSYYLNQGSDVKNAGVIYDRKYSSFSELKPSTINWEKTFKGVSWFHFTAISPALNADIAKLCEEALIVASKKGITISLDLNFREKLWKYGLEPIAVIPKLATYAHVIMGNIWAAEKMLGISITQELITFGSDSDLVEQAKNTSKEISTKYPNCHTIANTFRFNEFEGVKYFTTLYQKDNIYKSETLFAAKTVDKVGTGDCFMAGLIYGILQKNKPQKVVEFATRAAYQKLFIMGDATTSSVEEIEQLIHQNE
- the kduI gene encoding 5-dehydro-4-deoxy-D-glucuronate isomerase; this encodes MNSNFESRFAVSPNEAKQMNTETLRKNFLIETLFSADQVNLTLSHFDRFIVGGAMPVNQKLAMPNPENLKAKYFLERREIGVINVGGKGIVIADDERFEIGYKEALYLGKGIKEVFFESADSNNPAKFYLNSAPAHCAYPSKKITKADAEVVELGSLETANHRIINKLIVNSVVHTCQVQMGMTELKIGSVWNTMPAHTHDRRMEAYFYFEIPENQSVCHFMGEPQETRHIWMQDEQAVISPNWSIHSGAGTSNYTFIWGMAGENLDYEDMDHCAINDLK
- a CDS encoding gluconate 5-dehydrogenase; translation: MSINLFDLTGKTALVTGAVHGLGMAMAKGLGHAGAKIVVNDRSSTEAVANAVAEYKAEGIEAYGYIFDVTDEVAVIENIKKIEAEVGPIDILINNAGIIKRTPIIEMEVEDFAAVINVDLISPFIVSKNVAKGMIQRGGGKIINICSMMSELGRDSVSAYAAAKGGLKMLTKNMATEWAKFNIQTNGIGPGYFATSQTAPIRVDGHPFNEFIISRTPAARWGDPEDLQGAAIFLSSKASDFVNGHILYVDGGILATIGKPSNED